A genome region from Deinococcus depolymerans includes the following:
- a CDS encoding GntP family permease encodes MDTFVQTLSAPTLLGIAAAAVAALLFLIMALRLHAFVALILISLITAFATGLPNGEIVKVLTDGFGSTLGSVALLVGLGAMLGRLVETSGGAKVLADTLVTRFGEHRAPLALGVASLLFGFPIFFDAGLIVMLPVVFAVARRLNQPVLRFGLPAAGAFSVMHVFVPPHPGAVAAADLLKADMGTLIGVGLLVALPTWFLAAYLFGLWAGKRYPNPVPELLSGGALSVEAPSNPPGATTVIATLLLPLILIFGNTGLNALATAGSLDAANPAVVLIRLFGNTPVALLISVLVAAVVLGARRGRDPVTIEKLLDSSLGPIASVVLITGAGGMFGAVLRASGIGDAVSGSLADLGVPVIAAAFLIAAILRIAQGSATVALLTAAGLIQPAVAAAGYAGTDVAAIVVAAAAGSVVVSHVNDSGFWLVGRLLNLDIPTTFKTWTVMETLIGVIGFALAVLIFTVL; translated from the coding sequence ATGGATACCTTCGTTCAGACCCTGTCCGCCCCCACGCTGCTCGGCATTGCCGCCGCCGCCGTGGCCGCCCTGCTGTTCCTGATCATGGCGCTGCGACTGCACGCCTTCGTCGCGCTGATCCTGATCAGCCTGATCACCGCCTTCGCCACCGGCCTGCCCAACGGCGAGATCGTGAAAGTCCTCACCGACGGCTTCGGCAGCACCCTCGGCAGCGTCGCCCTGCTCGTCGGTCTGGGTGCCATGCTGGGCCGCCTCGTGGAAACCAGCGGCGGCGCGAAAGTCCTGGCGGACACGCTGGTCACCCGCTTCGGCGAGCACCGCGCCCCGCTCGCGCTGGGTGTGGCCTCACTGCTGTTCGGCTTCCCGATCTTCTTCGACGCCGGACTGATCGTCATGCTGCCCGTCGTGTTCGCCGTCGCCCGCCGCCTGAACCAGCCGGTCCTGCGCTTCGGGCTGCCCGCCGCCGGGGCGTTCTCCGTCATGCACGTGTTCGTCCCGCCGCACCCCGGCGCGGTCGCCGCCGCCGACCTGCTGAAGGCCGACATGGGCACCCTGATCGGCGTGGGCCTGCTCGTCGCGCTGCCCACCTGGTTCCTCGCCGCGTACCTGTTCGGCCTGTGGGCCGGGAAACGCTACCCGAACCCCGTCCCGGAACTCCTCAGCGGCGGCGCCCTCAGCGTCGAGGCGCCCAGCAACCCGCCCGGCGCCACCACCGTGATCGCCACGCTGCTGCTGCCCCTGATCCTGATCTTCGGGAACACCGGCCTGAACGCCCTCGCGACCGCCGGCAGCCTCGACGCCGCCAACCCGGCCGTCGTCCTGATCCGCCTGTTCGGGAACACGCCCGTCGCCCTGCTGATCTCCGTCCTGGTCGCCGCTGTCGTCCTCGGCGCCCGCCGGGGCCGTGACCCCGTCACCATCGAGAAACTCCTCGATTCCTCCCTGGGGCCCATCGCTTCTGTCGTCCTGATCACCGGGGCGGGCGGGATGTTCGGCGCGGTCCTGCGCGCCAGCGGCATCGGGGACGCCGTGTCCGGCAGTCTCGCCGACCTGGGCGTGCCCGTCATCGCCGCCGCCTTCCTGATCGCCGCCATCCTCCGCATCGCGCAGGGCAGCGCCACCGTCGCCCTGCTGACCGCCGCCGGCCTCATCCAGCCCGCCGTGGCCGCCGCCGGGTACGCGGGCACCGACGTGGCCGCCATCGTCGTCGCTGCCGCCGCCGGGTCCGTCGTCGTGTCGCACGTCAACGACTCCGGCTTCTGGCTGGTCGGCCGCCTCCTGAACCTCGACATTCCCACCACCTTCAAGACCTGGACCGTCATGGAAACCCTGATCGGCGTGATCGGCTTCGCGCTCGCCGTGCTGATCTTCACCGTGCTGTGA
- the asnS gene encoding asparagine--tRNA ligase: MASTSIQNLKAHVGETVTLHAWLTDKSGKGKIQFLKLRDGSGFVQATVFKTDVPEDVFELAKRLTQEQAVTVTGEVRADDRAPGGVELSVRDLSPISENHGEYPITPKEHGIEFLMDHRHVWLRHRRPWAIMRVRDCVQRAIVDFFHGEGFIRFDAPFFTPNAAEGTTELFEIDLFGEDKAYLSQTGQLHAEAGAFAFGKVYTFGPTFRAEKSKTRRHLLEFWMIEPEVVPSNHTENMNLQERMVSFIVRRVLEECRAELDLLGRDVSKLAGAAEGNYPRVTYTEALEIIRKHIEDRDLPPNVQEDVQPVEWGDDLGAPHETILGHHFDRPVIIERYPAAIKAFYMQPDPEDPRVALCDDMIAPDGYGEIIGGSERIHDYDLLKSRIEHEGLPLEAFEWYLDLRRTGSMPHAGYGMGLERVIAWITGIDHIREAIPFPRMLTRMRP; this comes from the coding sequence ATGGCTTCAACCAGCATCCAGAACCTGAAAGCCCACGTGGGCGAGACGGTCACGCTGCACGCGTGGCTGACGGACAAGAGCGGCAAGGGCAAGATCCAGTTCCTGAAACTCCGGGACGGCAGCGGGTTCGTGCAGGCGACCGTGTTCAAGACCGACGTGCCCGAGGACGTGTTCGAACTCGCCAAACGCCTGACACAGGAGCAGGCGGTCACCGTGACCGGCGAGGTCCGCGCGGACGACCGCGCGCCGGGCGGCGTGGAACTCAGCGTGCGGGACCTCTCCCCCATCAGCGAGAACCACGGCGAGTACCCCATCACGCCCAAGGAGCACGGCATCGAGTTCCTGATGGACCACCGGCACGTGTGGCTGCGTCACCGCCGCCCGTGGGCGATCATGCGGGTCCGGGACTGCGTGCAGCGCGCCATCGTGGATTTCTTCCACGGTGAGGGTTTCATCCGCTTCGACGCGCCGTTCTTCACGCCGAACGCCGCCGAGGGCACCACGGAACTGTTCGAGATCGACCTGTTCGGTGAGGACAAGGCGTACCTGAGCCAGACCGGGCAGCTGCACGCCGAGGCGGGCGCGTTCGCGTTCGGGAAGGTGTACACCTTCGGCCCGACCTTCCGCGCCGAGAAGAGCAAGACGCGGCGTCACCTGCTGGAATTCTGGATGATCGAACCCGAGGTGGTGCCCAGCAACCACACCGAGAACATGAACCTGCAGGAGCGCATGGTGAGCTTCATCGTGCGCCGGGTCCTGGAGGAGTGCCGCGCGGAACTGGACCTGCTGGGCCGCGACGTGAGCAAACTGGCGGGCGCGGCGGAAGGCAACTACCCGCGCGTCACGTACACCGAGGCGCTGGAGATCATCCGCAAACACATCGAGGACCGCGACCTGCCCCCGAACGTGCAGGAGGACGTGCAGCCCGTCGAGTGGGGTGACGACCTGGGCGCACCGCACGAGACGATCCTGGGGCATCACTTCGACCGGCCCGTGATCATCGAGCGGTACCCGGCGGCCATCAAGGCGTTCTACATGCAGCCGGACCCCGAGGACCCCCGCGTGGCGCTGTGCGACGACATGATCGCCCCGGACGGCTACGGCGAGATCATAGGCGGCAGCGAACGCATTCATGATTACGACCTGCTCAAGTCCCGCATCGAGCACGAGGGCCTGCCGCTGGAAGCCTTCGAGTGGTACCTGGACCTGCGCCGCACGGGCAGCATGCCGCACGCCGGGTACGGCATGGGCCTGGAACGCGTGATCGCGTGGATCACCGGCATCGACCACATCCGCGAGGCGATTCCGTTCCCGCGCATGCTGACCCGTATGCGTCCCTGA
- a CDS encoding YceI family protein: MNRSSRIGGPAAARQLLWVATLGLTATGAGQAAAYRASEGTATFSYRVTVVTVNGNMNGVTASVTLDPQDLAATTGTVTVPVSTLKTGITLRDTHAKGAEALGTAKFPNATFELTALTGGKLVEGQTVATTATGRLTVKGATKTVTAPIKATLRDGKVNVSTQFKFNPYDFNVRYPGGATSVTVDVAFVLTGS; encoded by the coding sequence ATGAACAGGTCTTCCCGGATCGGCGGCCCGGCCGCCGCGCGCCAGCTCCTGTGGGTCGCCACGCTGGGCCTGACCGCCACCGGCGCGGGGCAGGCAGCCGCCTACCGCGCCTCGGAGGGCACGGCGACCTTCAGTTACCGCGTGACGGTGGTGACCGTGAACGGCAACATGAATGGCGTCACGGCCAGCGTCACGCTGGACCCGCAGGACCTCGCGGCGACCACCGGCACGGTCACGGTGCCGGTGTCGACCCTGAAGACCGGGATCACGCTGCGCGATACGCACGCCAAGGGCGCCGAGGCGCTGGGAACTGCGAAATTCCCGAACGCCACCTTCGAACTGACGGCCCTGACCGGCGGGAAGCTGGTCGAGGGGCAGACCGTGGCGACCACCGCGACCGGGCGGCTCACGGTGAAAGGCGCCACGAAGACCGTCACCGCGCCGATCAAGGCGACGCTTCGGGACGGGAAGGTGAACGTGAGCACGCAGTTCAAGTTCAATCCGTACGACTTCAACGTGCGCTATCCGGGTGGCGCGACCAGTGTCACCGTGGACGTTGCATTCGTCCTGACGGGCAGCTGA
- the tpiA gene encoding triose-phosphate isomerase yields the protein MKNLLALNWKMNKTPSEAQAWAQELAAGLTPGEAQLAVMAPAIMLPALAANLPAGVAFGGQDVSAHESGAYTGEISAAMLADVGARYAVVGHSERREYHGETDATVAAKARQAQAHGLTPIVCVGEGLDVREKGQHVPYTLAQLEGSLEGVGPDVVIAYEPVWAIGTGKTATADDAEELALAIREALTVRYGSDAASIQVLYGGSVKPDNIASICAKPNVNGALVGGASLKVADVIGMNDALK from the coding sequence ATGAAGAACCTGCTGGCCCTGAACTGGAAGATGAACAAGACGCCCAGCGAGGCGCAGGCCTGGGCGCAGGAACTCGCGGCGGGCCTGACCCCCGGCGAGGCGCAACTGGCCGTCATGGCGCCCGCCATCATGCTGCCCGCCCTGGCCGCGAACCTCCCGGCCGGCGTGGCCTTCGGCGGGCAGGACGTCTCCGCGCACGAATCCGGCGCGTACACCGGCGAGATCAGCGCCGCGATGCTGGCCGACGTGGGCGCCCGTTACGCCGTCGTGGGTCACAGCGAACGCCGCGAGTACCACGGCGAGACGGACGCCACCGTCGCCGCCAAGGCGCGGCAGGCGCAGGCGCACGGCCTGACGCCCATCGTGTGCGTCGGCGAGGGCCTGGACGTGCGCGAGAAGGGCCAGCACGTGCCCTACACCCTCGCGCAGCTGGAAGGCAGCCTTGAGGGCGTCGGACCGGACGTGGTCATCGCGTACGAACCCGTGTGGGCCATCGGCACCGGCAAGACCGCCACCGCCGACGACGCCGAGGAACTCGCCCTGGCCATCCGCGAGGCCCTCACCGTCCGTTACGGCAGCGACGCCGCCAGCATCCAGGTGCTGTACGGCGGCAGCGTCAAACCCGACAACATCGCCAGCATCTGCGCCAAACCCAACGTGAACGGCGCGCTGGTCGGCGGCGCGAGCCTCAAGGTCGCCGACGTGATCGGTATGAACGACGCCCTGAAGTAA
- a CDS encoding PhzF family phenazine biosynthesis isomerase, translating to MIAYCEVSAFTDTPGHGNRAGVVLDAAHLTRQDMQALAAMLDAPETVFVLGHADGLARVRYFTPTQEVDFCGHATVALGLTLAQAGLWRGEALALDTLAGRIPLRLECRAGVPWRVWMQQPAPQYRVVPPTLRGELADSLGIDARMIHRGLPMAAASTGLWSVFVPLLDALILDGLEPDFPRIHALTEALGVGSIYAYAPMGVNRFAARDFAPALGIPEDPVTGSSGGALMALLASQGRLPVRQGRACGMIYQGHALGTPGEIEVELELTGEKVTAVHVGGQATLEREGQWTPRRSGVRS from the coding sequence ATGATCGCGTATTGCGAGGTGAGTGCCTTCACCGACACACCCGGCCACGGCAACCGTGCCGGGGTGGTGCTGGACGCCGCTCACCTGACCCGGCAGGACATGCAGGCACTGGCCGCCATGCTGGACGCCCCGGAAACCGTGTTCGTCCTGGGACACGCGGACGGACTGGCGCGCGTGCGGTACTTCACGCCCACCCAGGAGGTCGACTTCTGCGGGCACGCGACCGTCGCGCTCGGCCTCACGCTGGCGCAGGCGGGCCTGTGGCGCGGCGAGGCCCTGGCCCTCGACACGCTGGCCGGGCGCATCCCGCTGCGACTGGAATGCCGTGCGGGCGTGCCGTGGCGCGTGTGGATGCAGCAGCCCGCGCCGCAGTACCGCGTCGTCCCCCCCACGCTGCGAGGCGAGCTGGCCGACTCGCTGGGCATCGACGCCCGCATGATCCACCGGGGCCTGCCCATGGCCGCCGCCAGCACCGGCCTGTGGAGCGTGTTCGTGCCGCTGCTCGACGCCCTGATCCTGGACGGCCTGGAACCGGACTTCCCGCGCATCCACGCGCTGACCGAGGCGCTGGGCGTGGGCAGCATCTACGCCTACGCCCCGATGGGCGTCAACCGCTTCGCCGCGCGGGACTTCGCGCCGGCACTGGGCATCCCGGAAGACCCGGTGACCGGCAGCAGCGGCGGCGCACTCATGGCGCTGCTCGCCAGTCAGGGCCGCCTGCCGGTCCGGCAGGGCCGCGCCTGCGGCATGATCTACCAGGGACACGCGCTCGGCACGCCCGGCGAGATCGAGGTCGAACTGGAACTCACGGGCGAGAAGGTCACGGCCGTCCACGTGGGTGGGCAGGCCACGCTGGAACGCGAGGGGCAGTGGACGCCCCGCCGGTCCGGCGTGCGCAGCTGA
- a CDS encoding LacI family DNA-binding transcriptional regulator: protein MKGTGKGVTLADVAREAGVSSMTVSRALNRPDIVTAQVRERVQAAVDALGYIPNRMAGTLAGGGPVRLLPMVLPTLHHSVYVPFLEGVQRGLTQPGWQLAIDLTEYDPQREWRAAQQFLSLRPDVMVLAGTDHDPRVLPALRRFGVRIIEVMDARPDPADLLIGYDHAQAGTMAARHLIERGYRHLAYASCLGVGDARNARRMQAFRAEAERCGVPCAAENVEEPSSIEVGVTLLRRLLTREPGVDAIYFSNDDVAAGALFECLRQGLSVPGRVAILGHNDMSISAHVHPALSTVFTPREEIGAEVARRLNAPTLKGGLVTFPCELRQRQTT, encoded by the coding sequence ATGAAGGGAACCGGGAAGGGCGTGACGCTGGCCGACGTGGCTCGCGAGGCCGGCGTGAGCAGCATGACCGTCAGCCGCGCCCTGAACCGCCCGGACATCGTGACCGCACAGGTCCGGGAGCGCGTGCAGGCCGCCGTGGACGCCCTGGGGTACATCCCGAACCGCATGGCCGGCACGCTGGCCGGCGGCGGCCCCGTGCGCCTGCTGCCGATGGTCCTGCCGACCCTGCACCACAGCGTGTACGTGCCGTTCCTGGAGGGCGTGCAGCGCGGCCTGACCCAGCCGGGCTGGCAACTGGCGATCGACCTGACCGAGTACGACCCGCAGCGCGAGTGGCGCGCCGCGCAGCAGTTCCTGTCCCTGCGCCCCGACGTGATGGTCCTGGCGGGCACGGATCACGACCCGCGCGTGCTGCCCGCCCTGCGGCGCTTCGGCGTGCGGATCATCGAGGTCATGGACGCCCGGCCGGATCCGGCGGACCTGCTGATCGGGTACGACCACGCGCAGGCCGGGACCATGGCGGCCCGGCACCTGATCGAACGCGGGTACCGGCACCTCGCGTACGCCAGCTGCCTGGGCGTCGGGGACGCCCGCAACGCTCGCCGGATGCAGGCCTTCCGTGCCGAGGCGGAACGCTGCGGCGTGCCCTGCGCCGCCGAGAACGTCGAGGAACCCTCCTCGATCGAGGTGGGCGTGACCCTGCTGCGCCGCCTGCTGACCCGCGAGCCCGGCGTGGACGCCATCTACTTCTCGAACGACGACGTGGCGGCCGGGGCGCTGTTCGAGTGCCTGCGCCAGGGTCTGAGCGTGCCGGGCCGCGTGGCGATCCTGGGGCACAACGACATGAGCATCTCCGCGCACGTGCACCCGGCCCTGAGTACCGTCTTCACGCCCCGCGAGGAGATCGGCGCGGAGGTCGCCCGCCGCCTGAACGCCCCCACCCTGAAGGGCGGCCTGGTCACCTTCCCCTGCGAACTCCGCCAGCGGCAGACGACCTGA
- a CDS encoding phosphoglycerate kinase: MQNLNSLNVSGKRVLVRVDYNVPVKDGVVQDDTRVTASLPTIRALLDAGARNVILMSHFGRPKNGPEEKYSLKPVAPVLEGVLGQPVTFIAGTADSDETLAAVQALPEGAVALLENVRFSAGEEKNDADLNARLARLGDAFVLDAFGSAHRAHSSVSGVAGLLPHAGGLLLEAEVTALGKLLNNPEHPYVVIIGGAKVSDKLLVIENLLPTVDRMLIGGGMAYTFVKAQGGKIGRSIHEDDFLDKARELLAKYGEKIVLPTDTLIADAFSAQANTRVVPTAEIPDDWEGLDIGPDSQKAFTQALAGAKTVFWNGPMGVFEFEKFAGGTNAIARAVADLGAGTYSVIGGGDSVSAINKSGQADRVSHISTGGGASLELLEGKALPGVEAMK, translated from the coding sequence ATGCAGAACCTGAACTCACTGAATGTCAGCGGAAAGCGCGTGCTGGTGCGCGTGGACTACAACGTGCCGGTCAAGGATGGCGTCGTGCAGGACGATACGCGCGTCACGGCCAGCCTGCCGACCATCCGCGCGCTGCTGGACGCCGGCGCGCGCAACGTGATCCTGATGAGCCACTTCGGCCGCCCGAAGAACGGCCCCGAGGAGAAGTACTCCCTGAAACCCGTCGCGCCCGTGCTCGAAGGCGTGCTGGGGCAGCCCGTGACGTTCATCGCGGGCACCGCCGACAGCGACGAGACCCTGGCGGCCGTGCAGGCGCTCCCGGAGGGTGCCGTGGCCCTGCTGGAGAACGTGCGGTTCAGCGCGGGCGAGGAGAAGAACGACGCGGACCTGAACGCCCGCCTCGCGCGGCTGGGCGACGCGTTCGTGCTGGACGCCTTCGGCAGCGCGCACCGCGCGCACAGTAGCGTGAGCGGCGTGGCGGGCCTGCTGCCGCACGCGGGCGGCCTGCTGCTGGAAGCCGAGGTGACGGCCCTCGGGAAACTGCTGAACAACCCCGAACACCCGTACGTGGTGATCATCGGCGGCGCGAAGGTCAGCGACAAGCTGCTGGTCATCGAGAACCTGCTGCCCACCGTGGACCGCATGCTGATCGGCGGCGGCATGGCCTACACCTTCGTGAAGGCCCAGGGCGGGAAGATCGGCAGGAGCATCCACGAGGACGACTTCCTCGACAAGGCCCGCGAACTGCTCGCGAAGTACGGCGAGAAGATCGTGCTGCCCACCGACACCCTGATCGCCGACGCCTTCAGCGCCCAGGCGAACACCCGCGTGGTCCCCACCGCCGAGATTCCCGACGACTGGGAAGGCCTGGACATCGGCCCGGACAGCCAGAAGGCCTTCACGCAGGCCCTGGCCGGCGCGAAGACCGTGTTCTGGAACGGCCCGATGGGCGTGTTCGAGTTCGAGAAGTTCGCGGGCGGCACGAACGCCATCGCCAGGGCCGTCGCGGACCTCGGCGCGGGCACGTACAGCGTGATCGGCGGCGGCGACAGCGTCAGCGCCATCAACAAGAGCGGACAGGCGGACCGCGTGTCTCACATCAGCACGGGCGGCGGCGCCAGCCTGGAACTGCTCGAAGGCAAGGCGCTGCCCGGCGTGGAGGCCATGAAATGA
- the gap gene encoding type I glyceraldehyde-3-phosphate dehydrogenase, protein MKVGINGFGRIGRLVFRVLEARGVEVVAINDLTDNKTLATLLKYDSTAGRFGGTVEFDDNSLTVNGKKIHALAERDPAAIKWGEMGVDIVIESTGIFTTREGAGKHLEGGAKKVIITAPAKNEDISIVLGVNEQDYDPAKHHIISNASCTTNSLGAPMKLLDEAFGIEKAIMTTVHSYTNDQRVLDLPHSDLRRARAAAVNIIPTSTGAAKAVSQVYPALKGKFDGTSLRVPTPVGSISDVVVILGRDVTVEEVNDVFRKAAEGSHKGIISYTEDPIVLQDIVGDPHSAIIDGGLTMAMGSLVKFFSWYDNEWGYSNRIADLTQLVQAKG, encoded by the coding sequence ATGAAAGTAGGGATTAACGGCTTCGGCCGCATCGGTCGTCTGGTGTTCCGTGTTCTGGAAGCTCGCGGCGTTGAAGTGGTCGCCATCAACGACCTCACCGACAACAAGACGCTCGCCACCCTCCTGAAGTACGACAGCACCGCCGGACGCTTCGGCGGCACCGTCGAATTCGACGACAACAGCCTCACCGTGAACGGCAAGAAGATCCACGCGCTCGCCGAACGCGACCCCGCCGCCATCAAGTGGGGCGAGATGGGCGTGGACATCGTCATCGAATCCACCGGCATCTTCACCACCCGCGAGGGCGCCGGCAAGCACCTCGAGGGCGGCGCGAAGAAGGTCATCATCACCGCCCCCGCCAAGAACGAGGACATCAGCATCGTCCTGGGCGTCAACGAGCAGGACTACGACCCCGCCAAGCACCACATCATCAGCAACGCCAGCTGCACCACCAACAGCCTCGGCGCGCCCATGAAACTGCTCGACGAGGCCTTCGGCATCGAGAAGGCCATCATGACCACCGTGCACTCCTACACGAACGACCAGCGCGTTCTGGACCTGCCGCACAGCGACCTGCGCCGCGCCCGCGCCGCCGCCGTGAACATCATCCCCACCAGCACCGGCGCCGCCAAGGCCGTCTCGCAGGTGTACCCCGCCCTGAAAGGCAAGTTCGACGGCACCAGCCTGCGCGTGCCCACCCCGGTCGGCAGCATCAGCGACGTGGTCGTCATCCTGGGCCGCGACGTGACGGTCGAGGAAGTCAACGACGTGTTCCGCAAGGCCGCCGAGGGCAGCCACAAGGGCATCATCAGCTACACCGAGGATCCCATCGTCCTGCAGGACATCGTCGGCGACCCGCACAGCGCGATCATCGACGGCGGCCTGACCATGGCCATGGGCAGCCTCGTGAAGTTCTTCAGCTGGTACGACAACGAGTGGGGCTACAGCAACCGCATCGCGGACCTGACCCAGCTCGTGCAAGCCAAGGGCTGA
- a CDS encoding Cof-type HAD-IIB family hydrolase: protein MLGLICVDVDGTLVGTGNVIRDDVWAALADAREKGVHIALCSGRPAIGNARAYAQRLDPDGWHVFQNGASVVKVSSGESLSEAFPPQALPQLIGRAHEAGRLLEVYTDLEFAITHPGDLAERHAALLGVPYEARTPDSLDGTVVRVQWVVPRTDEPAVVNEPHDGLDLHPAGSPVMPEVSFISVTRAGVSKGSAIERIAAHYGVPMDRVMMVGDGENDVTAMRVVGHPVAMGNADPPAVAASRYRVAHVDDGGLREAVELALTL from the coding sequence ATGCTTGGATTGATCTGTGTGGATGTGGACGGCACCCTGGTCGGCACCGGGAACGTGATTCGGGACGACGTGTGGGCCGCGCTGGCCGACGCCCGCGAGAAGGGCGTGCACATCGCGCTGTGCTCGGGGCGGCCCGCCATCGGGAACGCCCGCGCGTACGCGCAGAGGCTGGACCCGGACGGCTGGCACGTGTTCCAGAACGGCGCGAGCGTCGTGAAGGTCAGCAGCGGCGAGAGCCTCAGCGAGGCGTTCCCGCCGCAGGCCCTGCCGCAACTGATCGGGCGGGCGCACGAGGCAGGCCGCCTGCTGGAGGTGTACACGGACCTGGAATTCGCAATCACGCACCCCGGGGACCTCGCCGAGCGGCACGCGGCGCTGCTGGGCGTCCCGTACGAGGCCCGCACCCCGGACAGCCTGGACGGCACGGTCGTGCGCGTGCAGTGGGTCGTGCCGCGCACCGACGAGCCCGCCGTCGTGAACGAACCGCACGACGGCCTGGACCTGCACCCGGCAGGCAGCCCGGTCATGCCGGAAGTGTCGTTCATCAGCGTGACCCGCGCGGGCGTCAGCAAGGGCAGCGCCATCGAACGCATCGCCGCGCACTACGGCGTGCCCATGGACCGCGTGATGATGGTCGGCGACGGCGAGAACGACGTGACCGCCATGCGCGTCGTCGGGCACCCGGTCGCCATGGGGAACGCCGACCCGCCCGCCGTGGCCGCCTCCCGCTACCGCGTGGCGCACGTGGACGACGGCGGCCTGCGCGAGGCGGTCGAACTGGCCCTCACGCTGTAA
- a CDS encoding FGGY-family carbohydrate kinase produces the protein MPNPTHPPPSPPLVVAFDLGTTALKAVLFHGRTERHRLQFPYPLHAEQPGQATQRLPDLMQAFTLALGGMEEYLTRHDLTPQAAGFSSAMHTLTLIRPGGPSDVFTFADLRAGTGGHPVTHLHAQTGVPWHPMTPAAKLAALHAAGQLHDVERVSGVKEELLRRFFGVYWTDQSTASATGLLGRGGTYDPQALAQAGVTAAQLPTVHPIETPLPPLQPPYRARHPRLAAAHWAIGASDGVTATEGLGITRPDQAALSVGTSSAVRTFTPRPAADPHAHLFSYRADQGGQERYLTGGPSNNAGIVLNWLRDQLNIPQDLDDLLHATTPGARGLLFLPALSGERAPLWDPHVSGSLLGLGLHHSQGDIARAGMEGVALHLAWLSDLLASGTQPLREYRATGGLTRSRAWLRVLANALNAPVLIPDGADLFEGSAFGAALIAARSAGLDLPHTLTFHAVEPDTDAPLYATLGRKYRHAALALQTLTHELRAL, from the coding sequence ATGCCGAACCCCACCCACCCCCCACCCAGCCCGCCGCTGGTGGTCGCCTTCGACCTCGGCACCACCGCCCTGAAAGCCGTCCTGTTCCACGGCCGCACCGAACGCCACCGCCTGCAGTTCCCCTACCCCCTGCACGCCGAGCAGCCCGGACAGGCCACCCAGCGCCTCCCGGACCTGATGCAGGCATTCACGCTCGCCCTCGGCGGCATGGAAGAGTACCTGACCCGCCACGACCTGACCCCGCAGGCCGCCGGATTCAGCAGCGCCATGCACACCCTGACCCTGATCCGCCCCGGCGGTCCGTCCGACGTGTTCACCTTCGCGGACCTGCGCGCCGGCACCGGCGGCCACCCCGTCACGCACCTGCACGCGCAGACCGGCGTGCCCTGGCACCCCATGACCCCGGCCGCGAAACTCGCCGCGCTGCACGCCGCCGGGCAACTGCACGACGTGGAACGCGTCAGTGGCGTGAAGGAAGAACTGCTGCGCCGCTTCTTCGGCGTGTACTGGACCGACCAGAGCACCGCCTCCGCCACCGGCCTGCTGGGACGCGGCGGCACCTACGACCCGCAGGCCCTCGCGCAGGCCGGCGTCACCGCCGCGCAACTGCCCACCGTGCACCCCATCGAGACGCCGCTGCCGCCCCTGCAACCCCCCTACCGCGCCCGCCACCCACGCCTCGCCGCCGCCCACTGGGCCATCGGCGCCAGCGACGGCGTGACCGCCACCGAGGGCCTCGGCATCACCCGCCCCGACCAGGCGGCCCTGTCCGTCGGGACCAGCAGCGCCGTGCGTACCTTCACGCCCCGCCCCGCCGCCGACCCGCACGCCCACCTGTTCAGCTACCGCGCCGACCAGGGCGGCCAGGAACGCTACCTGACCGGCGGCCCCAGCAACAACGCCGGCATCGTCCTGAACTGGCTGCGCGACCAGCTGAACATCCCCCAGGACCTCGACGACCTGTTGCACGCCACCACGCCCGGCGCACGGGGGCTGCTGTTCCTGCCCGCCCTGAGCGGCGAACGTGCCCCGCTGTGGGACCCGCACGTCAGCGGCAGCCTGCTGGGCCTGGGCCTGCACCACTCCCAGGGCGACATCGCCCGCGCCGGCATGGAAGGCGTTGCCCTGCACCTCGCGTGGCTGTCCGACCTGCTCGCCAGCGGCACGCAACCCCTGCGCGAGTACCGCGCGACCGGCGGCCTGACCCGCTCGCGCGCGTGGCTGCGCGTCCTGGCGAACGCCCTGAACGCCCCCGTCCTCATCCCCGACGGCGCCGACCTGTTCGAGGGCAGCGCCTTCGGCGCGGCCCTGATCGCCGCCCGCAGCGCCGGACTGGACCTCCCGCACACCCTGACCTTCCACGCGGTCGAACCCGACACCGACGCCCCGCTGTACGCCACCCTCGGCCGGAAGTACCGGCACGCTGCCCTCGCCCTCCAGACCCTCACGCACGAACTGCGCGCCCTGTAA